In one window of Bradyrhizobium sp. AZCC 1721 DNA:
- a CDS encoding Rrf2 family transcriptional regulator, which produces MKRDSRLSGVLHVLLHMAERKEPVTSDVLARAMDTNPVVIRRIMSGLRDQGYVRSEKGHGGGWTLARDLATVSLRDVYQALGQPSLFAMGNRTEAPGCLVEQAVNAALDRAFDEAEALLLSRLKDVTLAMLSADFQKRLGDRRNRHRLEIAHAS; this is translated from the coding sequence ATGAAACGAGACAGTAGACTTTCAGGCGTGCTCCACGTGCTGCTGCACATGGCCGAGCGGAAGGAGCCGGTGACTTCCGACGTGCTCGCACGGGCCATGGACACCAATCCCGTGGTGATCCGGCGGATCATGTCCGGACTGCGCGATCAGGGCTATGTGCGATCGGAGAAAGGCCATGGCGGCGGGTGGACCCTCGCCCGCGACCTCGCGACAGTATCGCTGCGGGATGTCTATCAGGCGCTCGGCCAACCTTCGCTGTTCGCCATGGGAAACAGAACAGAAGCCCCGGGCTGTCTTGTCGAACAGGCCGTGAATGCTGCGCTCGACCGGGCGTTCGACGAGGCGGAGGCGCTGTTGCTCTCACGTCTTAAGGATGTGACGCTTGCAATGTTGAGCGCCGATTTTCAGAAGCGCCTGGGCGACCGGCGCAACCGTCATCGTCTGGAGATCGCCCATGCATCATGA
- a CDS encoding VOC family protein, with protein MSDLKERTSTTSKAASAVDLKLEVIVIPVSDVERAKQFYANLGWRLDADFAGPDDYRVIQFTPPGSNASVIFGKNVTPAAPGSAQGLYLIVSDIEAARNELLGRGVAVSEAFHAGGNVHVGSDEPYLFGRVRLSGPDPERGSYRSYASFSDPDGNGWLLQEVTARLPGRVDANATAFNSSADLASALRRAAAAHGEYEKRNGGQHDENWPDWYAEYIVREQSGQQQAA; from the coding sequence ATGTCAGATCTCAAGGAACGCACCAGCACCACTTCCAAGGCCGCTTCGGCGGTCGACCTGAAGCTCGAAGTCATCGTCATCCCGGTTTCCGACGTTGAACGAGCCAAGCAGTTTTATGCAAACCTCGGCTGGCGGCTCGACGCCGATTTCGCCGGCCCTGACGATTATCGCGTAATCCAGTTCACGCCGCCCGGCTCCAACGCCTCGGTCATTTTCGGCAAGAACGTCACCCCTGCCGCGCCCGGCTCCGCGCAGGGCCTCTATCTGATCGTTTCGGACATCGAGGCCGCTCGCAACGAGTTGCTCGGCCGAGGTGTTGCGGTCAGTGAAGCGTTTCACGCCGGCGGCAACGTGCATGTCGGCTCGGACGAGCCCTATCTGTTCGGGCGGGTCCGGCTGAGCGGCCCGGATCCGGAACGCGGCAGCTATCGCTCCTATGCCTCGTTCAGCGATCCCGACGGCAATGGCTGGCTGCTGCAGGAAGTCACCGCGCGATTGCCCGGGCGCGTCGACGCTAATGCGACGGCCTTCAATTCGTCGGCTGATCTCGCGAGCGCACTGCGCCGTGCGGCGGCTGCCCATGGCGAATACGAGAAGCGCAACGGCGGCCAGCACGATGAGAACTGGCCGGACTGGTACGCCGAATACATCGTCCGCGAACAGAGCGGCCAGCAGCAGGCGGCATGA
- a CDS encoding cupin domain-containing protein encodes MRLLSKGLSFISLPALALAVTLSAGTASAQTTQSAAGDRTATSSERRDDLAGKLVRRIIQRAPSSIPGREIVQVETEIPAGVESGWHVHPGEEVGYIVAGNVEMKVQGRPTVILRAGDGFLIPPRTPHNARDLGPETGRMLSTYLVEPGQPLATFVEQHADRAAH; translated from the coding sequence ATGCGTTTGCTATCCAAAGGCCTCTCATTCATTTCGCTTCCTGCGCTCGCGCTGGCCGTGACGCTTTCGGCCGGAACGGCATCGGCTCAGACCACACAGAGCGCCGCGGGTGATCGAACCGCAACTTCATCCGAGCGACGCGATGATCTGGCCGGCAAGCTTGTCCGGCGTATCATCCAGCGCGCGCCGTCATCGATCCCAGGCCGCGAGATCGTGCAGGTAGAGACGGAGATTCCTGCAGGCGTCGAATCCGGATGGCACGTTCATCCCGGCGAGGAGGTCGGCTACATCGTCGCCGGCAATGTCGAGATGAAGGTGCAGGGGCGCCCCACCGTCATCCTGCGCGCCGGCGATGGCTTCCTCATTCCGCCGCGGACGCCGCACAATGCGCGCGACCTCGGTCCGGAGACCGGGCGGATGCTGTCGACCTATCTCGTCGAGCCCGGCCAACCGCTGGCGACGTTCGTGGAGCAGCACGCCGACAGGGCTGCCCATTGA
- a CDS encoding alpha/beta fold hydrolase: MFEGFTSVEIDTGAARLFARRAGSGPSILLLHGFPETHLMWRDIAPHLAATHTVVCADLRGYGQSGCPESTPDHAAYSKRALAADMLALMDRLGYSRFSVIGHDRGGRVAQRLALDAPDKVDALAVLDIIPVSEAWDRADDRLALGFWPWALLAQPSPLPETILTRCGDVIVADAAANWGSANAIPKDVQQEYAAMLRDAAHAHAICEEYRAAASIDRDHDRLDQEAGRKITCPTLALWSAAGALATWYESEGGPLAIWRRWSAAVKGQPVDGGHFFPEERPKETAEALSMFLRKPKG; this comes from the coding sequence ATGTTCGAGGGCTTTACGTCGGTCGAAATCGACACCGGTGCAGCGCGGCTCTTCGCGCGCCGGGCAGGCTCCGGGCCGTCGATTCTCCTGTTGCACGGCTTTCCCGAGACCCACCTGATGTGGCGGGACATCGCGCCACACCTGGCTGCGACACACACCGTCGTCTGCGCCGATCTGCGGGGCTATGGGCAAAGCGGATGCCCCGAAAGCACGCCCGACCACGCGGCCTACTCGAAGCGGGCGCTCGCGGCGGACATGCTGGCGCTGATGGATCGGCTCGGCTATTCGCGCTTTTCGGTCATCGGTCATGACAGGGGAGGTCGGGTCGCGCAGCGCTTGGCGCTGGATGCGCCTGACAAGGTCGATGCGCTGGCCGTGCTCGATATCATTCCGGTGTCCGAGGCGTGGGATCGGGCCGATGATCGGTTGGCGCTTGGGTTCTGGCCATGGGCGCTGCTGGCGCAGCCATCGCCGCTTCCAGAAACCATCCTCACCCGTTGCGGCGATGTCATCGTCGCAGACGCCGCGGCGAACTGGGGCTCCGCGAACGCAATTCCCAAGGACGTGCAGCAGGAATATGCCGCAATGCTGCGGGATGCCGCGCACGCGCACGCCATTTGCGAGGAATATCGCGCGGCCGCCTCGATCGATCGTGATCACGACCGGCTGGACCAGGAGGCGGGACGGAAAATCACCTGTCCCACGCTCGCCCTGTGGAGTGCGGCAGGCGCGCTCGCGACGTGGTACGAAAGCGAGGGAGGGCCGCTGGCAATCTGGCGGCGCTGGTCTGCGGCTGTGAAAGGACAGCCGGTCGACGGCGGTCATTTCTTTCCGGAAGAAAGACCGAAGGAGACGGCCGAGGCGCTGTCTATGTTCCTACGCAAGCCAAAAGGCTGA
- a CDS encoding class I SAM-dependent methyltransferase has protein sequence MHHDAAANALLAHFSDPDAVARYADGPPRFVPGFADLHRMTRILLAEQAEQDARVLVLGAGGGLELTALAAAEPRWRFVGVDPASEMLKLAEQTLGPFNARVQLQEGYIDDAPDGPFDAATCLLTLHFLDVDERRRTAWEIHRRLRPGAPFVAAHSSFPQQDSERARWLSRYAAYAIASGADPNQANTARAAVEARLPVLSPEQDAQILREAGFRDVELFYAAFTWRGWIAYA, from the coding sequence ATGCATCATGACGCGGCCGCCAACGCCTTGTTGGCCCACTTCTCCGATCCCGACGCGGTCGCGCGCTATGCGGATGGACCGCCGCGCTTCGTGCCCGGCTTTGCGGACCTTCACCGCATGACCCGCATCCTGCTGGCGGAACAGGCTGAGCAAGACGCACGGGTGCTGGTGCTCGGCGCGGGTGGCGGCCTGGAGTTGACGGCGTTGGCGGCGGCAGAACCGCGCTGGAGGTTCGTTGGCGTCGATCCGGCCTCCGAAATGCTGAAGCTGGCCGAGCAGACGCTGGGGCCATTCAATGCGCGCGTGCAGTTGCAAGAGGGTTATATCGACGATGCGCCAGATGGGCCGTTCGATGCCGCCACCTGTCTGCTCACGCTGCATTTCCTGGATGTCGACGAACGGCGGCGGACGGCCTGGGAAATCCACCGCCGCCTGAGGCCCGGAGCGCCGTTCGTGGCCGCCCATTCCAGTTTTCCGCAACAGGACAGCGAGCGCGCGCGATGGCTATCGCGCTATGCCGCCTATGCGATCGCCTCCGGCGCCGATCCGAACCAGGCCAACACGGCGCGTGCGGCGGTCGAGGCGCGCTTGCCCGTGCTCAGTCCGGAGCAGGACGCACAAATTCTGCGTGAGGCCGGATTCCGGGATGTGGAGTTGTTCTACGCCGCCTTTACCTGGCGCGGCTGGATTGCGTATGCGTGA
- a CDS encoding RidA family protein: protein MQLVTHKKMKGGRLMPWGKGTVVTGAKGYVFLAGNTATTENYDPENAKGGAAGDAATQWRLILANIKADLEELGSSLDHLVRITQYVKGPFPDGGVLSSPNFRLDVMDEFFAEHCPKHCSYNNPPPSEVIGVAALAHPDLVVEIVAVAALPG, encoded by the coding sequence ATGCAGCTCGTCACGCACAAGAAGATGAAGGGCGGCCGGCTGATGCCCTGGGGAAAGGGCACGGTCGTCACCGGCGCAAAGGGCTATGTCTTTCTGGCCGGTAACACAGCCACCACTGAAAATTATGATCCCGAGAACGCCAAGGGCGGTGCGGCCGGTGACGCCGCAACACAGTGGCGCTTGATTCTCGCTAACATCAAAGCGGATCTGGAAGAGCTCGGCAGTTCGCTCGATCACCTCGTCAGGATCACCCAGTACGTCAAGGGACCGTTTCCGGACGGTGGCGTCCTCAGCTCTCCCAATTTTCGCCTCGACGTGATGGACGAATTCTTCGCCGAGCATTGCCCGAAGCATTGCAGCTATAATAACCCGCCGCCATCAGAGGTGATCGGGGTCGCAGCGCTGGCGCATCCCGACCTCGTCGTCGAGATCGTCGCCGTCGCCGCACTGCCGGGCTGA